The stretch of DNA TGTCGGCCCAGGCCAAGCAGCTCAAAATTGCTGACAAAACCGCCAACGTGCAAAACATCACCACCTCGCCCCCCGACGGCTGGTCCCTAGAGCGCAAGCGCGAATATTTGGATTGGGCCGACCGGGTGGTGGCCGGATGCCGGGGCTGCAACCCGGCGCTGGAAGCGGTTTACGACGAGGTCATGGCCCAGGGGCGTGAGGCACTGGCAGCGGTAGCCCTGTAGGCCAGTCTTCTGGTCGGCTCGCCGTTAATTTTCCCCGGCCCGTTCTAGGGGCTGTTATAGCGATAGGCGACGTCTGAACGAGACGGGCTGAGGTCACAAAGCACAGCGAATGGATTCTAGAACCTGCTGGCGCAACGGAATCGCCTGAAGCTGGTTGGCCACCCGTCGGGCCTGATCGCCCTGCCCCAGCTGGGCGTATTGCAGGGCGATCGCTTCTAGCATGCTGCCCCGGTCGTCGGTTCTGTCGATGATGGTGTATCCCTCGGCCCCCAGTCGATCGACCTGGGATTCTTCGCCGGGAATGGTCTGCGCCACCTGGAAGGCCTGGGCCAGAATGGGCTGTGCGGCCTCAGCCTGCCCTAGATCGCCATAGCGCTGGGCGATCGCCAGCAGGAGCTGCGCCTGGCGACTGGGCTCAGGGAGTTCGTTGACCACGGGCAGGGCCAGGTCAAAGCGATTTTGTTGCAGCAGAGCCGTGGCGCTGGTTTGCAAGCGCCCAATGCGCACCTCTGCGGGCGAGGTAGCCTGGGCGAGTTGCAACGCCCCGATATACTGGTTCGCCGCCATAAACACCTCAAAGGGCTGGTCGATTGGCCCCCCAAACGAAGCATCGGTGATCGAGCTATCCAAAATGCTGACCCGCTGCAACAGTTCGCGGGTGAGGTCGGCTTGCCCCATTTGGGCATAGACAACGGCAATGGCGGTGAGGGCACTGGGTTCGATCACCCCGCTTTGGAGCACCTCTTCGGGGAACTGGCGCTGATAGGTGGCGACCAGACTATCTAAGCTCTCCAGCGTTTGCTGAAGCAGGTTATTAGCCCAGGCGGTTTGACCGGCCTGATGGGCGCTCAGGGCGATCGCCGTCAAGAGCCGAACCCGCAAGACAGGCCGATGGTCGAGGGGCAGCTGCTGAGCCCACGCCACTGCCTGACCGTATTGCCCCGTGGCCGCGTAGGCAGTAGCGATCCTGACCATTTCCCAATCCTGTGGGCCATAGTTATAGTTGACGGCGACAATCTGGTCCCAGGATTGGCGAACCCATTCAAACTGCTGGGTGTCGATCGCCAGCTGCAGCAGGTATCCCAAAGCGAAGCTTTGTTCCCAGGGGTCGGACAGGGCTTGAATATCACTCAGCTGAGCTGACAGCCACGCCTCAACTACCTCCTGCTGCCCAGCCTGGCTGTAGGCCACCATCACCGATTTGATCGTCTCCGGTTGAGAGGCCCGGAGCTGAGTTTGGGCCAGTTCCAGGGCTGCGTCGCGCTGCCCCAGCTGCAGGTAGATGTCAACTAAATTTCTAAAGACAAACTCTGGATCCGTTAAACCCGTAGCCGTTTCGGCCTGCTCCCTGGCCTGGGCGATCGCCCGAGCCGCTGCGGCGGGCTGGTTGGCGTTGTGGTAAGCAACTGCCACCTTGCCCAGGGCCAAAATGCGCTGGGTTGCTGCGGGGATAGCTTGAGCCGATGTCTCTGCCGCGCTCAGGTTTTGCACGGCAATCGTTCCCTCAACAATGCCCCGTAGCACAATTGAGCGCAGCTCATAGTCATCGGGCAACTCGGCGGCGATGGCTTCGGCCTGAGCGAAGTGACCAATCTGAGCGTAGGTGGTCGCCATGCGCTGCAAAAGAGACAGCTTCAGTCGCTGGGAGGTGTCGGGCGGAATTTGCTCCACGGCTCCCCCCACCTGGGTTAGCACGACCAGCGCCGAGGTCGTCTCACCCATCAAGGCATAGGTTTCGGCAATGTCGATTAGCGCACTGGCGGTGAAATCACTGCCACGAATTAGGGTTGCCGCCTGCCGCGCCTGCTCTAGGGCTTGCCTAGCAGGCGGGGTTTCACCCTGCTCTAGAACGGTGTAGTAGCGGGCGATCGCCGCCAGCGATCGCGTTTTGACATAGCTGTGGCCCGAGGGCAGCTGATTGGCCAGCGCCAAAAACTGTCCCAGGGTGGCCTGGATCTGGGGTGATGGCACCTGCCGAGCGCCCTGGGTCAGCCGCTGCCACCGGGTCGTTGGGTAGCCCTCGTTAGCATCTAGCAGCCACTGCTGTAGCAGATCTGCCTGGCGTCGCCCGTCTCGCAACTGCCCAGCGATCGCCAAAGTCTCCTGTAACGATTGCAGAGCCGCATCGGGTTGAGTCCTTTCCAGGGCAGAGCGCGCCTGCTCCTCCGCCATGGCCAGCCGGTTTTGAAGGGCTGCATCGGGGTTACAAACCGCCGCCTGCGCCTGGGCTGCATAGACGGGATTGAGGGCGTTTTCCAGCGGTGCGATCGCCAGCACCCCCAACAACAAAACCGACTGAATAGAGCGAATCATGGTTGCAGAAAGAGAAGGTTGAAGGGGTAGAGGGTGCGATCGCCCGGTCGATTTAACCGCCCGCCAAAACAGGTGGGGAATTGGGCGACCGTTTGACCGTCGCGATCGGCCCGCGATAAAACATTGCACCGGATCACACCTTCAATCTTGACCCAGCCCATTTCGGATAAGAGGTTGAAAGAGACGCTCGCCCAAAGTGGCACTGCCGCCGTCAACCCTCAGCGGTGGGCTTAGGACGTCGTAGCCGGACGCCCGGTTCATGATTTCGTTTTGCCTGGAAACGCGCGATCGCGGTTTGCAGCTAATGCAGCGTCAAAGCTAAAAATTAGGGTTCCCTGTGGCCGACTGATCATTCCACAGGAAACAGCCATTTCCGCCATCAGGACTGGGCTGAGAGCAGATCGCGCAAGGGTTTGGTCATCCAGTTAATGCCCACCCGCACCTGGTGCGAGAAGGTGGGCATGCGGTAGAGGTAGGCCAGACGGCGGGCTACGTAGGCCAGTTCGCCGTCGAGCTGAACGCCCAGCCCGGTGAGGGTGGCGCGGCTGGTGCCCAGGGTGAGCATTTCGCCCAGGTGGCGGTAGCGGAAGGGCAGCTGGGGGCGATCGCTCAAACTGGCCCAGATATTCCACCCGACAAAGTCGGCCTGCTGGAGCGCCACCTGGGCGGTGGTGGGCACCTGCTGGCCCTCGGCATCGCGACAGTCAGCGGCATCGCCTAGGGCGTAGACCCCAGGGCGATCGACCGACTCCAGGGTGGGCTGCACGACAATCTGCTGGCGATCGTTGTGCTTCAGGGGCAGGTTGGCCATCACCTCGTTGACGCGGGTGCCCACGGTCCACAGCACCAGATCCACGGGCAAAATATCGGTCTGCTCCCGGTAGGTCAGGCTAATGGTGTCGGCGGTGACGTTGTCGACGGCAGTTTCGAGATCGACCCACACCCCCAGGTCGGAGAGCACTTTTTGGGCCACTTCCCGGTTGTACTCAGGGGAGGCACGCAGAATTGTATCAGTGCGCTCGACCAGCCGCACCCGGCCACGATCGCCCAGCTGTTCGGCCACTTTGCAGGCCAGCTCAACGCCGCTGTAGCCGCCGCCCACCACCGCGACACGAATTTTTTCGGCGTCGGAGGCGGTCAGCAGGCGCAGGCGATCTTTGAGCTGGTAGGCATCTTGCAGAGAGCGAAAGGCAAGGGCGTGCTCGGCCACGCCGGGGGCCATGTCCATTGGCGTGGTGCCGCCCAGGGCCAGCACCAGGCGATCGTAGGTGAGGGTGAGGCCATCGCTGAGGCTGACGCGGTGCTGGTCGAGGTCTACGGCGGCGACCTCCGCCTGGCGAAACTGGACGGTAGTCCCGGCCAGCAGATCGACGTAGGGTGGGGCCACCTCCCAGGCCTGCAGCTCATCGGTGACCAGCTCGTAGAGCAGCGGCAAAAACAGAAAGCGATCGCTGCAATCCACCAGCGTGATTGTGGGCGGGTTGCCTTCCCAGGGCAGCTGGCTCAGGCGCAGCGCGGTGTAGAGGCCGCCAAAGCCGCCGCCAAGAATACAAATTTGCGTTTGCTGGGGAGCGTCTGCCATAGTGAAAAGCCGTGATACCTCCTCTACCTTCTAACTCAAAATGGAAAGAGACATCCTGCTTTTCGGAGATTTCTTTTGGCTAGCTCAACTGAGTCTGTAGAGCGATCGCCGCAGCAAGAGGTATTGGCTGGAGCGCGGGACATTATTCCCCTGGTTGTAGGGGCGATTCCCTTTGGGATTATCTTTGGCACCCTGGCCCAGGGCAGCGGGCTTTCCTTTGGGGCCACCCTGGGCATGTCGGCCTTTGTGTTTGCCGGGTCGTCGCAGTTTATCGCCCTGGGGCTGCTGGCGGCGGGCAGCACTCTGCCCCTAATTGTGCTCACCACGGTGGTCGTCAACCTGCGCCACCTGCTCTACGCCGCCAGCCTGCTGCCTTACGTGGAGGGCGCATCGCAGCGGTGGAGAGCGGTGATTGGCTTCCTGTTGACTGACGAATCCTTTGCGATCGCCATTCGTCGCTACGCACAGCCCGACCGCAGTCCCCACAAACACTGGTACTACCTGGGGGCCGCCGGGGCCATGTACGGCAACTGGATTCTGTGTACCCTGCTGGGGCTGACGGTGGGCCAGCTAATTCCCAACGCGGCGGCCTGGGGGCTGGACTTTGCCATGGTGGCCACCTTCATCGGCATGACCGCGCCCTATGCCAAAACGCGACCGATGGTGGGGGCGATCGCCGTCGCCGGGCTAGTGGCGGTGCTGGCCAATGGGTTGCCCCATAAACTGGGGCTAATGGTGGCGGCGATCGCCGGAGTCGCCACTGGCTACTGGCTCGAAACCCAACTCATCCCCAGCCCCCAGGGCAAACGGTAATACCGACCCCAATCCAAAATCCGAAATTCAAAATCCCCATGAACGACTGGCTCCTCGTCGCCGCTATGGCCCTGGTGACGTTTTCAATTCGCTACCTGCTGCTGGCCTTTAGCGGTCGCATTTCCCTGTCGCCGACCCTGGTGCGGGCTCTGGGCTACGTGCCCCCGGTGGTGCTGACGGCGATCGTAGTGCCTGCGGTGGTACTGCCCGCTGGCGACCTCTGGTTGAGCTGGCAGAATGCGCGGCTGGTGGGGGCGATCGCCTGCGTTATCCTCGCCGTCTGGCGTCAGAACCTGCTACTGACCATCGCGGGCGGTATGGCCGTATTCTGGGGCTGGAGCTGGCTGGTGAACTGATGTCTATGAGGATATTATGCGCGGGTTTTGGCGTTAGCTAATGAGAGCTAGCCTCAGGGTTGGATTGCTGCCATTCAGCACTGTCTGGGCTCGTTTTCTCGCACATTCAGCCTTTCTGTAGACGACAGGCCATCGCTACCTGGCTAGTGTGAGTACAGGAAACGACAGACTAAAGGTGGAAAACACACTATGCCGTGGCAGTTTAAAGTCCCCACTCTGGGCAATGAAAAGTCGGAGCAAGAGCTTAAGGACCTGATTCTGACCTCTGAACCCGATGCCGATATCGACATCAACTCGCAGGCCAAGACGATCACCATTAGCTCCCAGGCTTCAGAAGAAACCTTCAAAGAACTGATTGTGGCCGCTGGTCACAACATCGCCCCTGCCCAGTAATGACCTGGGATGGCGGGGCTTTGGGTATCTACTAGGTCAGGCAGCTACCGCTGTAGCTTCGCGCTAGGCTAGAGGGCGTCGGTTTCGATCGTTCTCCCCTGTATGACCCCGTCCATCTCAGATTCAGGGCCTTTGCCTCCCGGTAGTTTTGGCCTCCCGGTGGTGGGCGAAACCCTCAGCTTTTTGCTCGATCGCGAGTTTGCCAATAGGCGCCAGGCCAGGTACGGGGCTATTTTCAAAACCCACCTGCTGGGCCGCCCCACGGTAGTAATGATGGGGCCGGAGGCCAACCAGTTTTTGCTCTCCAGCCACATGGACTGTTTCTCCTGGCGGGAGGGCTGGCCCGGCACCTTCAAAGAACTGCTGGGGGAGTCGCTGTTTTTGCAGGAGGGTGAGGAGCACCGCCGCAACCGCAAGCTGCTCATGCCCGCCTTCCACGGTCCCGCCCTGGCGGGCTATGTCGCCACTATGCAGACGCTGACCGATCGCTACGCCCAGCGGTGGGAAGCCCTGGGCCAATTCACCTGGTTCGACGAGCTGAAGCAGCTCACCTTTGATATCGCCAGCACCCTGCTGCTGGGCAGCGAACCGGGCGAGCAGAGCGCTCAGATGTCGCAGTGGTTTGCCGATCTGACCAACGGCTTGTTTTCGCCGCCGATTCGCTGGGGCTGGACGCCTTTTGGCAAGGCTATCAAGGCGCGCGATCGCCTGCTAGAGCACATTGAGCAGGTGGTCAAGGAGCGCCAGGCTCACCCCACCAACGACGCCCTGGGCCTGCTGGTGCAGAGCGAAGATGAAGACGGCAACCGCCTCAGCCTGGAGGAAATTAAGGCCCAGGCCCTGCTGATGCTGTTTGCGGGCCACGAGACCACGACCTCAATGCTGACCTCGCTGGTGATGGCCCTGGCGCAGCACCCGCAGGTGTGGGCACAGGCGCGGCAGGAGCAGATGAGGTTGATGGAAACGAGCGCTCGCGTCGCTCTGGAGCAGATCCGGCAGATGCCCTATCTGGATCAGGTGGTCAAAGAGGTGGAGCGGCTGTACCCGCCCGTGGGCGGAGGCTTTCGCGGCGTAGTCAAACCCTTTGAGTTCAACGGCTATCGGGTGCCCGAGGGCTGGATGGCGCTGTACCGAATCGATGCCGCCCACCGCGATCGCCGCATCTACACCGACCCTGAAACCTTTGACCCCGATCGCTTTGGCCCCAAGCGGGCCGAGCACAAACGCTTTGACTTCAGCCTGGTGGGCTTTGGCGGCGGTCCCCGCGTGTGCCTGGGGCTGGCCTTTGCCCAGCTCGAAATTAAGCTGGTGGCAGCCCACCTGCTGCGCCACTACACCTGGGAGCTGACCCCCGCCCAGGACCTGACCATGACCCCCATTCCAACCCTCCGGCCCAGGTCGGGCCTCAGCGTTGTCTTTAGAAAACGCTGAGGCCCAACCAATCGTAAACCCGCAATCCTTAACTCCGCTGACTGAGAATCCAGGGCTGAACTATGGTGCGATCGCTGCTGTTTTTTGTGCTGGCTGGCCTATGTGAAATTGGCGGCGGCTACCTGGTCTGGCTGGCCCTGCGGGAGGGCAAAAGCCCCTGGCTAGCGGTACTGGGCGTGGCAATTTTGGGCATTTACGGAGCGGTGCCAACCCTCCAACCTACCCACTTCGGCCGCGCCTACGCGGCCTACGGCGGCATTTTTATTGTGCTGTCGATCGCGTGGGGATGGGCCATTGACCAGGTACAACCCGATCGCTTTGATCTGCTCGGCGGCTGGGTAGTGCTGCTGGGCGTGCTGGTGATGATGTACGCGCCCAGGGGTTAGGACACTTTCAGCGATCGCCCCCGCCAGGTCCAGCCCCAGCCGGTCTTGGTCTTGACCACGGAGGTAAGGGCGATCGCCACCACAATCAAGCCGCCCACGCTGCTCAGCCACCAGTAGCGCAGGGGGACTCGCACCTGGCGGTAGCTCAGCCACCGGAGCAGCCCGTAGGCCACCAGCGTCAACGCCGTCAGCCCGTAGAGCATCGCTACAGGCCAGGAAAATGCGGGCTTGAGCAGGAGCGCAATCAGGCTGGCCAGCAGCCCCACCCAGGGCATCACAAACACCAGGGCAATGGTGAAAGCCGACAGCAGCGTCAGCGGCAAATTTTCTTCGGTGCCCAGGTAGTAGTTCTTCGTCCACCCCTCCCACAGGGTGCCAAAGGACGAATACATTCGCACCCCCAGCAGATCAATGCCCAGCACGTAGCGCAGCCTCAACTCATGCCGTCGAATCTGGCGGGCCAGCTCCACATCCTCCACGATTACGTCGTGGAGGGCGGCATGCCCCCCGATCTGGTGATAGGCTTCGCGGCGAAACAGCATAAACGGCCCGGCGGCAAAGGCATCCTCTACCGCCGTCGAGTCGTTGATGGCCTGGAAGTCGTAGGCGATCGCGATCGCGCTCATCATAATCGGCTGCACCAGCCACTCGGCAAAGCAGCCGCAAATAATCTTAGGCGCACAGCTGAGCAGATCGGCCTGGTGGGACTGGGCTTCGGCCAGGGCCGCGGCGATCGCCCCCGACGACAGCCGCACATCGGCATCGATAAACAGCAGGTAGTCGCCCTGGGCCAGCGGTGCCGCCTGGGCACAGGCCCAGTTTTTGCCGTGCCCAACCTTCCCCGCCGGACGCGGCGGCACCGCCAGATGGTGAACGTTGGGGTGCTGGGCCGCCAGCTCGGCGGCGAACTGGCCGGTGGCATCGGTGGATTGGTCGTCGGCAATCCAGACCTCAAACCGTTTGCCCCCCGGCAGAACGGTCGTGAGCACCGCTTCCACGCAGTCGCGAATATTGTCAGCCTCGTTGAAAGCGGGAATGATCACGTCGATGGATGCCTCCGGTACAGCCTCCGTCGGTTGCAGCCAGGGGGCCGCCCGCAGCGAGCGGGTGAGCTTCCAGGTAAAAGCCGCGATCGCCACCAGGGCGATCGCCAATGCCCCGTCCAGTCCCAGCGTTAGCCTTTCTACCATGGCTTCGTCCCACCGCCCCTGCTCATCGTCCTTCAGTAGTAATCTACGGTACTCCCCCTACCTTGACAGGGCCTCCACAGTAAGTATGGTGCTCGCGGTAGATGCATACCTCTGGCCCCTGCCGAACCTGGCAGGGGCCTTTTCTCATGGGAGTAGAAGTACCAGCTGAGCCTGCCGATAGGCTAGGGGTATTGCTGTCGCTGCTAATGTCAAAGGTTTATTTGGCCAGGGATTTGGCTAAGTTTTAATGAATTTACAAAAGGTTGACGCAGTGGGAGTTATTGGCGGGGAATTTTAATATCGTCAGACCTTGGGTGCTGCTTTTTAGACTATCCTGTCCAGCAGGAAAATGAGTGCAAAATCCGTTCTTCTGGGGTGTAAAAGCCCAACTTCAATGATATTTGATCGCATTCTGGAAGACGCCCTGAGGTTTATTCGTCGCCTGCTTTGGTGGCGCGAACATGCCACAGAGGAAACCCCTAAGCCGTTCCAATCCATGCGAGTTATCCATGGGGAATTTAGCCTGATTTCTCTAGTCGAAGGGCGCGACACCCCCAGGGCCATGCGAAGCTGGATCTACTCACCAAAGCGCTGCGACCTGAATTCGACCAAATCTGTTGTCCGCAAAATAAGCGACGATCTACACATTTATCTAGACTTTTTAGGCCCTTTGCCCAATGCCAGCTCCCCTAGAGCCACTCAGGAACGGCAGGAGCGTCAGCTCAAACGGCGCTCCGGTGAAAAGGTGCCAACCCACCGCCTCCAGGTGCTGAGAGCCAGCCATTTTCTAAACGAAAATGGCTTTTATGACTATGAACTGGTCTTCTGGGAAGATTTTGATTTCTACTGGCCCAATGGCCAACAGCCCGACCTGTTGGCCAGAATTACCACGGACAAACTCGCCTACCACTGCCTCAATCGAACGCGGGTTTTTGACATGACGGCTGAGGATTGGAGCGCGCTGCTACAGTCAATTTGGAAAGAAATCAGAGCATAAGCAGGCGATCGCAGGGAGTATACCGATATCATTCCGGGTTGGTCGCACCTCTGGTGCGAACGTCACGCTGACCGTAGCGATCGCTAGGCGACCCATCCCGGTCCCTGAAACCTTTGGCGCCGTTGCTCCTGCGAAGCGGCTTCGCCAACAGGATGACAACAGTGGGATACACCTCATCTCGGGGCGAGTCGCGGCTCAGCTGACCAAAACTCTCGCTACAATGAAGGCCGTACAGATTACGGGTCGCTGCGCTATGAAACGGTTGATTGTTGCTTTGGTCATGTGTTTGGCCCTGGTGGGGTTCCCAACCCAGGCCAGCGCACACCAGGTCGAAACCTTTTACACCTTAGGCAATCAGCTTGAGTTTCAGTCTCAATTTAGTACTGGCGAGCCGTTTGTGGGTGCCACGGTGAGCGTTTTCGCTCCCAACAACCCCGACCAGCCCTGGCTCAGCACCACCACCGATGACAAGGGGCGGTTTTCATTTCTGCCCGACGAGTCGATCCCTGGGAATTGGGAAGTGGCGATCGAGGACGACACCCTCAGCCACGCCGACTACTGGACTGTGCCCGTGGGCGACAAGGGCATTGTCTACGACGCTATTAGCCTCGACTCCACCGAAGACGTCCACTACCGGGCCGCCACTGCCTTTATGCCGCTGGTGATGTCAATCGGTGGAGCGCTGCTCTGGTTAGGGTTTACCCGCCGCCGCCGCTAGGATACAGAGGGCAGTTGCCAATTCCTTTGCCGTCAATGGCCATCAATGGCCCAAAACCGAACAGGGAAGTGGGCTGATGGGCTTCTCTCAGAGGATTGAGCCCGGGGTTCTGCTTTAGGCGTTGCTGAATTGAGTAATGAATCTGTAAACTTGACATCCTTA from Leptolyngbya sp. KIOST-1 encodes:
- a CDS encoding NAD(P)/FAD-dependent oxidoreductase gives rise to the protein MADAPQQTQICILGGGFGGLYTALRLSQLPWEGNPPTITLVDCSDRFLFLPLLYELVTDELQAWEVAPPYVDLLAGTTVQFRQAEVAAVDLDQHRVSLSDGLTLTYDRLVLALGGTTPMDMAPGVAEHALAFRSLQDAYQLKDRLRLLTASDAEKIRVAVVGGGYSGVELACKVAEQLGDRGRVRLVERTDTILRASPEYNREVAQKVLSDLGVWVDLETAVDNVTADTISLTYREQTDILPVDLVLWTVGTRVNEVMANLPLKHNDRQQIVVQPTLESVDRPGVYALGDAADCRDAEGQQVPTTAQVALQQADFVGWNIWASLSDRPQLPFRYRHLGEMLTLGTSRATLTGLGVQLDGELAYVARRLAYLYRMPTFSHQVRVGINWMTKPLRDLLSAQS
- a CDS encoding AzlC family ABC transporter permease is translated as MASSTESVERSPQQEVLAGARDIIPLVVGAIPFGIIFGTLAQGSGLSFGATLGMSAFVFAGSSQFIALGLLAAGSTLPLIVLTTVVVNLRHLLYAASLLPYVEGASQRWRAVIGFLLTDESFAIAIRRYAQPDRSPHKHWYYLGAAGAMYGNWILCTLLGLTVGQLIPNAAAWGLDFAMVATFIGMTAPYAKTRPMVGAIAVAGLVAVLANGLPHKLGLMVAAIAGVATGYWLETQLIPSPQGKR
- a CDS encoding AzlD domain-containing protein; the encoded protein is MNDWLLVAAMALVTFSIRYLLLAFSGRISLSPTLVRALGYVPPVVLTAIVVPAVVLPAGDLWLSWQNARLVGAIACVILAVWRQNLLLTIAGGMAVFWGWSWLVN
- a CDS encoding cytochrome P450; protein product: MPPGSFGLPVVGETLSFLLDREFANRRQARYGAIFKTHLLGRPTVVMMGPEANQFLLSSHMDCFSWREGWPGTFKELLGESLFLQEGEEHRRNRKLLMPAFHGPALAGYVATMQTLTDRYAQRWEALGQFTWFDELKQLTFDIASTLLLGSEPGEQSAQMSQWFADLTNGLFSPPIRWGWTPFGKAIKARDRLLEHIEQVVKERQAHPTNDALGLLVQSEDEDGNRLSLEEIKAQALLMLFAGHETTTSMLTSLVMALAQHPQVWAQARQEQMRLMETSARVALEQIRQMPYLDQVVKEVERLYPPVGGGFRGVVKPFEFNGYRVPEGWMALYRIDAAHRDRRIYTDPETFDPDRFGPKRAEHKRFDFSLVGFGGGPRVCLGLAFAQLEIKLVAAHLLRHYTWELTPAQDLTMTPIPTLRPRSGLSVVFRKR
- a CDS encoding YnfA family protein, with translation MVRSLLFFVLAGLCEIGGGYLVWLALREGKSPWLAVLGVAILGIYGAVPTLQPTHFGRAYAAYGGIFIVLSIAWGWAIDQVQPDRFDLLGGWVVLLGVLVMMYAPRG
- a CDS encoding glycosyltransferase, whose protein sequence is MVERLTLGLDGALAIALVAIAAFTWKLTRSLRAAPWLQPTEAVPEASIDVIIPAFNEADNIRDCVEAVLTTVLPGGKRFEVWIADDQSTDATGQFAAELAAQHPNVHHLAVPPRPAGKVGHGKNWACAQAAPLAQGDYLLFIDADVRLSSGAIAAALAEAQSHQADLLSCAPKIICGCFAEWLVQPIMMSAIAIAYDFQAINDSTAVEDAFAAGPFMLFRREAYHQIGGHAALHDVIVEDVELARQIRRHELRLRYVLGIDLLGVRMYSSFGTLWEGWTKNYYLGTEENLPLTLLSAFTIALVFVMPWVGLLASLIALLLKPAFSWPVAMLYGLTALTLVAYGLLRWLSYRQVRVPLRYWWLSSVGGLIVVAIALTSVVKTKTGWGWTWRGRSLKVS
- a CDS encoding carboxypeptidase-like regulatory domain-containing protein, translating into MKRLIVALVMCLALVGFPTQASAHQVETFYTLGNQLEFQSQFSTGEPFVGATVSVFAPNNPDQPWLSTTTDDKGRFSFLPDESIPGNWEVAIEDDTLSHADYWTVPVGDKGIVYDAISLDSTEDVHYRAATAFMPLVMSIGGALLWLGFTRRRR